One genomic segment of Pseudorasbora parva isolate DD20220531a chromosome 6, ASM2467924v1, whole genome shotgun sequence includes these proteins:
- the npbwr2b gene encoding neuropeptides B/W receptor type 2b, with protein sequence MENTTSPFIPNPTCNYSMDLYYNNSPNRSDLNCTPPTDYFFYADLYVVLPIIYSVICAVGLTGNTAVIYVILKAPKMKTVTNMFILNLAIADDLFTLVLPINIAEHLLHYWPFGEVLCKIILSIDHYNIFSSIYFLTVMSVDRYLVVLSTVRSKRMPYRTYRAAKIVSLCVWLLVILIVMPFTVFAGVYISPDDSERKSCVLSFPSPESLWFKASRIYTLILGFAIPVSTICILYTMMLYKLRNMRLNTNAKALDKAKKKVTIMVFIVLAVCLFCWTPFHLSTIVALTTDLRTTPLLIGISYFITSLSYANSCLNPFLYAFLDDSFRKAFKKMLECRPA encoded by the coding sequence ATGGAGAACACCACCAGCCCCTTCATCCCAAACCCGACATGCAACTACAGCATGGACTTATACTATAACAACTCTCCCAACCGGAGCGATCTGAACTGCACGCCGCCGACTGACTACTTCTTTTACGCAGATCTGTACGTGGTTCTCCCTATCATTTACTCAGTGATATGTGCCGTGGGTCTGACGGGAAACACGGCGGTCATATATGTGATCCTCAAAGCACCCAAAATGAAGACTGTGACCAATATGTTCATTCTGAACTTGGCGATCGCCGACGACCTTTTCACTTTAGTGCTGCCCATCAATATAGCGGAGCATCTGTTACACTACTGGCCGTTCGGCGAGGTGCTTTGCAAAATAATTTTAAGCATTGATCACTATAACATCTTCTCCAGCATCTACTTTCTGACTGTTATGAGTGTGGACCGGTACCTGGTGGTGCTGTCGACCGTGCGCTCCAAGCGCATGCCGTACCGCACATACCGGGCAGCCAAGATAGTGAGTCTGTGCGTGTGGCTGCTGGTGATCCTCATCGTCATGCCCTTCACCGTGTTCGCAGGAGTCTACATCAGTCCCGACGACTCCGAGAGGAAGAGCTGCGTGCTGAGTTTCCCCAGTCCTGAAAGTTTATGGTTCAAAGCGAGCCGGATTTATACTCTAATTCTGGGCTTTGCCATCCCGGTGTCCACAATTTGCATTCTTTACACCATGATGCTGTATAAACTAAGAAACATGCGTCTGAACACCAACGCCAAAGCGCTGGACAAAGCCAAGAAGAAGGTGACCATCATGGTGTTTATTGTACTGGCCGTGTGCCTGTTCTGCTGGACGCCCTTTCACCTCAGCACCATCGTAGCGCTGACCACAGACCTTCGGACCACACCGCTTCTCATCGGCATCTCGTACTTCATCACCAGCTTGAGCTACGCCAACTCCTGTCTGAACCCGTTCCTCTACGCCTTCCTGGACGACAGCTTCAGAAAAGCATTCAAGAAGATGTTAGAATGCAGACCTGCCTGA